The Pungitius pungitius chromosome 13, fPunPun2.1, whole genome shotgun sequence genome includes the window CAAGTTGCTGCCAGAGCTCTGGTGCTCTTGAGGTACGATCAAATGGatggaatcaggaatcaggaaccgttattgccaaaatatgttagaaaTACAAGGAATGTGACGTGGCGGCTGGTGCAAACAACAtagacaacaaaaaacaaagggcACCCACATACCGCGCCATCTTGGATCATATGGATATGCAACAGaatgttttcaaaatacaaaGCATCTGTTAATGCCTCTACATTCAAGAGCTTGCTAAAAAAAATTGCTAAATTGCAATTCACATCCATACAGCAGGGTTCTATCAAACCCTCCCAGCAGACGCCAATGCAGAACTGCCTTAAACTTGCATTCTCCTCAATGGCCACCAGTGGCCGACTCCCCATGTGGCAAAAGGAGGTCAGATTGTATGTAAATCTATGAGAAAACTTTACTTTTTACTTGatttattcttttcaaaatcagtTGTCTCTTTTAGTCACATTTTTATGTGCTAGGTTGTCACTTTAAAGCATTTTTCGTTTTTTCATTTCCTaaattattttatgtaattttattttatttatctccTTCACTTTTAGACTTTCAAACTTTCATAAGCTTTTTACTTTATGCAACTATGAAACGCTTCAAAAACCCGTCTGATGACCTGATTTCTGGTACCTCTGTCTCAAACTGAGCTCCGAACATGTCGATGGGCCCGCCGGCGGACAGCGAGGGCCTGTGCTTGTCCAGCCAGTCTCTGAAGGAGAACGGGGTCATCGTGTTCATGGTGTTCAGCTGGAAGGGCGGTTCTCTGAAGATTTCGCCTGCTCACCCAAACACAAGCACGGGGACACCAGTTTTTAAACATCACACTTCAGATTGGAGCTTTTTTCTACAGGAATCTCAAGAAATGTCTCACTTGGATCTGGCTTTCCGGTTTTAGCCTGCTCTGATGCCATGAACCTGCAACGATAAAGTGGGTCAAAACCAACCTAAACTAATCTGATGGAGACTTCTGGTCAGTGTGCCAAAGGGGAAGACGTCTTACTCTTTGATTAGGGGCACCAGCTGCGTTCCCAGATTCTCACAGTAAAACCACTTCTCGTACAGGGTGTTGGTGGTGTTGCCCACATAGTACCTGAAGGCACCAGCACACGCTCACATTAGTGATGCTCTTACACACGttaatgtttttgttactttcttgCTTAATATTATGCTTTTTTTCAGAGATTATTTGTACTGCACATCTGATTTGATGGATTTCTGCCAACAATGACGTGATATCGTCATCgatggtgaaaaaaaaccctgcagagGTGGAAGAGTGAAATCTACAGGAAAAAAAGTCTATGATATTCCCTGTGATTATAAAATCATGAATGCTCGGCATATTTCGAATATGATTCCCTATGAGTAAGTAAGTGAGTAGATTCTGGGGACAAAGTACATGACCTAATGTAAATCTCAGACAGGATATTTGAAAAGCAGGGTATACCTTTTCAATTTTGCGTATCGCCACTAAATGGCAGTTTAAACGTTATTTGATGCACTGGTTTGTAAAAGATGATAACTATTACTATTCATTTTTCTGTCACGAGTGaaaactttttctttctttcagatgCAGAGTAGAGATGTTGAGGATTTCTATAAGGCTGTTGAGGAACTCAATACATTTTGGAGCAGAGGTTTGCTGGTTTAATAAGTGGAAGCACAAATGTCGGTGTGCGTCAACCGTTGGACGAACTCTTTTATTTTGGATAATGATTGAAATCAACTGAAACTCAAAGGTTAGGATTTTCCTCTAGTTATAAATTGTCTGtcgttgtttttgtgttaagagaagagagaagacgGTAAGGAGATCCAGTTCACCTCAGGCAGTCGGTCTCGGTCTGCAGCCGTCTCCTCTCCACCACCAGTCCCACAGTGTTGGCCTGCCtctggggggagtgggggatcCGGGCCGGCAgcaggaacatctgcaggaagaagagaggagTCACCACACACGTTTCACCACCAAGGGACTTGGCTTTGAAAATCCAGGAGGTCATACCTGTCCCTCCTTAATGTGCACATCCTTGTGCTTCCCATTTTCTATCACCTTCAGACACATGTCCCCCTTCACCTGGTAGAACAGCTGTAAGAGACGAAGCAATATCAAGAGATTATTGCAATCtagtttctttttcaaacaggCGTGACGGtagagggtggagggggataTTTCAGCAACCAAAATATTATAATGAACTTTCAAGAACTGAAAGCACACTGTGAAAGGGTTCTAAAGTTCTAAAAGAGGGAGCTGTGTGAAGTCTGATGATGTGATGTCACTTGAGGCGCAACATGCTGCACGTG containing:
- the haao gene encoding 3-hydroxyanthranilate 3,4-dioxygenase isoform X1 → MSHEPLVNVRNWIAANENAFMPPVCNKLMHFSQLIIMFVGGPNTRTDYHLEEGEELFYQVKGDMCLKVIENGKHKDVHIKEGQMFLLPARIPHSPQRQANTVGLVVERRRLQTETDCLRYYVGNTTNTLYEKWFYCENLGTQLVPLIKEFMASEQAKTGKPDPSEIFREPPFQLNTMNTMTPFSFRDWLDKHRPSLSAGGPIDMFGAQFETEVMVFGPGVTETAVRQSDVWIWQMEGSSTVTMNQQEFALSAGNSLLVPEQSQYHWQRDEGTVALFVVQNPERKRP
- the haao gene encoding 3-hydroxyanthranilate 3,4-dioxygenase isoform X2, producing MSHEPLVNVRNWIAANENAFMPPVCNKLMHFSQLIIMFVGGPNTRTDYHLEEGEELFYQVKGDMCLKVIENGKHKDVHIKEGQMFLLPARIPHSPQRQANTVGLVVERRRLQTETDCLRYYVGNTTNTLYEKWFYCENLGTQLVPLIKEFMASEQAKTGKPDPSEIFREPPFQLNTMNTMTPFSFRDWLDKHRPSLSAGGPIDMFGAQFETEVMVFGPGVTETAVRQSDVWIWQMVPLAER